The genomic interval GTAATCTGTATAATTCTCTACATTTAAACTACATTTTTTCAGATTGTTTTGCTTAGCTTCCTCTCACTCTAGGAAGCGGGAGGCCACATTCCCTTTCACTTGTTCCGTTTGCAAagtaaatgcttgctttttgtgCCCAAATAGGCTTCCGGCTTGCCCCTATAGCTTTCAGAATGCTGTATGGGCTTGTTTCCTCTTCCCAGACAtttctccatcttctttctgaaattctcACTCTTGGATTTACTGGTGTAACTTGTGTATGATTTCCTTCCACCTTTATTTAAGTTACTGTTTAAGAGGGAGGGAGCAAGTTGGTTCCATTCAGGTACTCCTACTTTCTAGAGGTATCTGTGTCCACCTTAAGTCTTAGAATTGCTTTGTGTCACCCTtaagcttcttttgctttgtctgAAAATCAGTTCCAAGCTTTGTAAGGAAGTAGTAATGAAAATGATGCTGATTGTGATAATGTATAATATTTGCTTTAAGTTACATGatattgaaaacattttttctgaactgttgcatctaaaaagacaaatactgaaaaatccCACATTTTAAGTGTTCTTggcctctcttttttttttatctttttaggAACAAATTCTCTCATAAGTGGAGGATGGGATACATCTTCCTGGCGCTTAAGTTCAAATACAGAACCACAGAATCAGCCAATATCGCCAACAGCAATTACTAAGCCAGTGAGGAGGACGGTAGTAGATGAATCTGAAAACTTCTTCAGTGCCTTTCTCTCTCCAACAGACGTTCAGAGTATACAGAAAAATCCAGTGGTGTCCAAACCTCCAGCCAAATCACAGCGACCCAAAGAGGAGGTGAAAAGCACTTCAAAGGAGTCTCAACACCCCAGTCAGCTGGAAGTGCCAGTGACAACAGAGGCAGAAGTGAAGGATTCCTCCGTAGCTGTCCTAGTAGACTTGAAAAACCTCGATATTCCCAAGGAGAAATTGGAAGAGAATTCTCTGCTTAAATCTAATGCCAAGCCTGAAGAAAGCACAAATGAAGTTACTGACAAAAAGGTGTCTGCTCTAAATTTGGAAGTACCTGAAGATGCTCTTAATGAAAAATCCAGCATAGGAGGGGATGCAATGGGAGGTGCACTGGATAGCACTTCGCAGCCTCTTAATGCAGGTACAAAAGACATGGGTTTGGAAACTAAGGAGCGGAAGACTGAGGACAGGCAAAGCAATACGCCTTCACCTCCAATTAGCACTTTCTCCTCGGGGACATCTACAACTAGCGATATTGAAGTGCTGGACCATGAAAGTGTAATAAGTGAGAGCTCAGTAAGTTCAAGACAAGAAGCTGCAGATTCAAAATCCAGTCTTCATCTAATGCAAACATCATTTCAGCTTTTATCTACATCTGCCTGTGCGGATTATAATCGCTTAGATGACTTTCAAAAAATGACCgagagctgctgctcctctgatGCTTTCGAAAGAATTGATTCATTTAGTGTACAGTCTTTAGATAGTAGAAGTGTAAGTGAAATAAATTCAGATGATGAGTTATCAGGCAGGGCTTCTGCTTCAGCATCTGTTGCTGTCAGTCCTTCTGCGCCAAAGACAGAAACGGTTGATgcccagaaaaataaatctgaaaacttGAATGACACTCCTGTTTTACATGCTGAGGAAGCTGAGATGGAAGAGAGTGGGAGAAGTGCAACCCCTGTTAATTCTGAGCAGCCAGATGTTTTGGTTGCTACTGTGCAAAATGTTGAAGAACAGGTTGTGAAAGAGGAGACTGAGCCGCAGCAGGATGCTGTTGAAAAATTGTTAGAAGAGGATGCTGAAAAGCAAGAGCTTAAAAAGGTAACTGTAGAACATGTTTTGCAAACACACCCTTTAATTACAAATGAAACTTCTGTCATCTTCTTAGATAGGAATTAGCTTCACCTTATTTGAATGAATTAATTGATGCTGAACTACCTTACCTTGTAGAAGACTGTCCTTGATATTCTGCAGTGGAATAATACTGGTGAAATTTCTCGTCAAATGGTTTTGGATTTCGCCTAATCTACCTAGTTATCATTACTGTGAATTGTGAGTAGTGCTAGCAAACAGGAAGCCTTGATAGgtcaaatgtgtaattttaattctttggtgcaattattttttttctgtgaaaggtGGAAGAGATTCCTTTAACTATTTTGATTTGAATTATGAAGCTAAAAGCCTTTAGTATTTTGGCAATAATCAGGATAAGATtttgcaagcatttttttccatggacTTACAAACTGTCAAAATTTGATTATGTTCCAGGAGCATTGTGCATGTTCTTTGAGGATAGCAGTAGTTAGTCTAAATAAGGCCTTTTTACTAGacaaattaatatttgtttttagcagaaataatctttccttttaaaaagaaggtaCGCTAGGCTGTTTAATGAAGATGATGAGCATAGTTATGGATAGCGAAtagattaaaagaaatttgtATGGCTAGTTTAGATAGATGGAATGACTAGAAATGTGACGAAGTAGGATGCTCAAGCGTGTGGAAGGCTAGACTGGAGCTCTGAAGTAGTGTGTTTTGCCCAGTTCTGCCAGTGTATTGTGTACActatcttttttccatttccttggTCACCTTTCTGTACCTCTATGcgtatttttaatttctgagctCCTTTGACAtgtgttttgctctgtttctttgcattttgctttgctcaTAGTCTATGTGCCTAGTATGTGACATAAATGGGTCATACTCATGGCCTTGCGCTGTAAGCGTGTTTGCAATACTGATGCTGTTTCTGATAGTAATAAGAGAAAAGCAATTGCTTATGGGAGTTCATAAAACCCCAATGTAATCTgtgttttaagaaaagcatttttttgtgtAAATTGTACAGAACATCAGTGTAAATTCCTTAAGGAGATCCAAAGCCATGGACTGTTATCCATAAGTTTTTCTAACTTAAATGGTTATATGTTGTGGGAAGTAGTGATAATGGACCACAGcaaattttctctttcattggCCATATAGAGCTACACTTACAGAAtctgtttcatttgtttatatttctaTATTTGCATGTATGTCTGTGTTACTTCTCTATATTTACCTTTCAAAAATCTGGtattaagaaattattctgaTGTCAGCTAAGAGCTCTTGACCCTGTCTGGAAGTTTTCTTCCCTCATCTGATcatgttttgctgctttgggCTAATGTTTCACAGAAGAGATCTTCCActgtaaattattctgtgattctgtaaagAGTGGTGTAAGGAGGATTGGGAGTCTTAATGGTTAATGTTAGCTGTAGTTTTATAGGCTATCAGCTCTCGTAATTAAATATAACTGTTGATGATTTTGAGGAACTTAGCTGAGCCCAGGTGTGCTTACTTAGTAGGATTTCCACACCTGTAGAAAACGGGTGTCTTGTGTTTATATATTGCTTAGTTCTAAATTAATGTGGTAGAAACATGGTAATCTTCACTGACTTTTACCTCAAATTCCTAAAAACATTGGCAAGTTCAGCTTTAAATAGTGTTGGGAGGGAATggtggggggaaaggggaagccTGCCCCTCTTGTGTTTTAATTGTCCCATTCATCTGATCTTTATCTGTAAAAACATTGTCCAGATGATTGATTCATTAACTGAGAaactggagaagagggaaataCAGTTATTAAGTACTAGTAAAGAAAAGGCGCGCCTGGAAGAAGCTTATGATAACCTAAAAGAGTAAGTATGAAAATATACACAGTAGTGGGTGTAACTGTAACTTTACTGTAATACAATCAGTAGACAATATTGTAAAACAAATAGCTTTATAACTGGAACAAAGGTTGCAAGGGATGTACAGTGTTTGGGAAAGGTGGAAATAATGATTGCATGTGCTgtgattgtatttttttaaagagacattATTTCTTGGGGCCAAAAATCTCTTTTGGAAAGAGGCTAGTGAAAGATTTTTCAGTAAGTAAGAAGTAGGAATGACAAACAGATGTTTAGAGTCAGACTTGGTTATTAATAAAGATCTTTGTAATAAGACTGGATTCAGCTATTAAGGGAGACTGACTTTTCTGATACAGATGGATGAACCTGATTTACTGAGTAATTTGCTGACAAAAATGTAGGCAGTGAAAGTGTAGTAGAAGGGCTGGTTGTAGGGAAAAATCTGAATTCATTATTTAATTcagttaaaattaaaaggaaaaaaatttaaaagttagaTTTACCAGTTTACTGATCAAATATCAAGTTTAAAAATTTACAGATAAAATGTGAAGGTATTATTTGATGACTAAATTGATCTTAACTTAAAAAATTTTCCCTGTATATGATACAGACTATGGTTAATCAGAAAGAACTTGACTAAGGGGCAAAACATTTAAGGTAAATCAAGaatttaattgttttcatgGGTAAATTACTGAATTAATAAAGATCTTTGATTAGTACTTCTAATATGGATGCGTTTTTTTGACTTCTGGTTAACgtgtaaaataataattaaaaaaaaccccaaaacacattttaaaagcatttaagacAACCTGTTGCAAATTGCTTGGAATGTCACATAACCGTGCAACTGttctgaaatgttaattttaaatgtagtgAAATGTTTAGAATGAAAGAAGAGAGCAGTAGCCTTTCATCTCTTAAAGAGGAGTTTGCTCAGCGAATTGCGGATGCTGAAAAGAAGCTCCAGCTAGCCTGCAAAGAAAGAGATGCAGCTAAAAAGGTAATCTGGCTTTTTAGTGAAattaatgtttattattttagaaTGCAGTTGAATTTCTTGAGGTCAATTCATAAaaattaagctagggaaaagCATGAGACTGGCAGGTGCTGTCTCATGGTATTAGTAACTAGCATAAGCTGATTCTAGCTGCCCAGGCTGCTTGTTATTTCCTTGTGTTGACACATGTATTCTTGCAGCTGTGTTGTGAACCAAATTAGGGAACTCATTTAAGTTAAAGTTAGCCtggtttggggcgggggggaaggttTAAGGTCTGCTGTCATTTACCTTGTACCCATATTGCATTTGCATTGGTGTGCGGGAGAAGAATGGCCTGGGGATGTAGGGAAGTGGTGAAGTATGGGAGTGGCTTGTTTAGAGGATTAACTGGTAGGAAAATTAAGGACTGATGACAGATTGGTTTGGAGTGAGCAAAGAAGACTGCAGCAACAAAGTTTATGGAGTTTAAATGTTCCTGACCTGGTATCACAGCATTAAATTTCTCTAGCTTACTGCTAGTCTGCAAAAAGTAAACTCAAtctgtaactggaaaaaaaaaatatttttcacagtcaTTTTGTCACTGTATGTGTCACTGTTGGCACAGTGGTAAgttgaaatagaaaaattatcTGATACCTGTGTGCAAATACAACAGTTTGTTTTTACTATATTGCAAAAGTTTGAAGTATAGAAATTGAAGTGGAAGGAGGAATTGGAACAAATTGTGCAGAGAATTTGTGGAGTCTCAATCCTTGGAGGTTTTTAAAACTTGACAGAATAAAGCTCTGAGCAATCTGATTTGATCAGATAATCCCCAGagttcccttccaacctaaactgttttcaaagaaaagccttttgagaggaaggggagaagaaaaaagtggtCACTGTAACTTGCTGTGCGTTTTTCCcgaaatataatttaataaataGTCCTAAGTATTTTATCCTATTATTTAGGAAGTAAAGACTGTTAAAGAAGAATTGGCTACTAGGCTTAATACCAATGAAACTGCTGaattgctgaaagaaaaagaagagcaaatcAAAGGATTGATGGAGGAAGGTgagaattaatattttttaatagtaaaaatTTGTAGAATAATTTGGAATGTACTGCCTTCACATACGAGCCTTCTTTATGTAgggggaacccccccccccccccccattattTGAAGGATGTTAGATGTTTCTGAACATTTGAACCGTtattgtggtttaactccaaccagcaactaagcaccacacagctgctttttcactctccccacccagtgggatgggggagagaatcagggaaaaaaagtagaactcgcggattgagataaagacagtttaatagtacagaaaagaagaaaataataataataatagtaataataaataaataataaaaaaattagaatatacaaaacaagtggtgcacaatgcaattgctcaccacttgctggctgatgcccagttagttcccgagcaaTGATccgcccctcctggccaactctcccaggtttatatactgggcatcATGTCACATAATacggaatacccctttggccagtttgggtcagctgtcctggctgtgtcccctcccaacttcttgtgcccctccagccttcttggtggctgggcgtgagaagctgaaaaatctttgacttggtataaacactacttagcaacaactgaaaacatcagtgtgttatcaacatcattCTCATTCTAAATCCAAAATGTAACACGATACCAgcttctagaaagaaaattaactttattccagctgaaaccaggacaagcatTTAGTCAATAGCAAAGAGCAACAGGAGGGATCAGTCAAATGCAGATGGCTAGAGGGGTACTTTCTGCAGCATGCATTAAAAGGTGCTGTGAGATAAAACCAGCATGCAGTGCAACGCTCCATGTTCCATTCAGCAGAAATCTAGCTAGGGCATTGTTCAAGGCATTTCTACAGTGTCTCCCttactactttttaattttggaagTAAAATGCAGTTACTAAATGAACAGgccattttggtttttttgctgatACGATGAGCTCATTTGCTTTACTTTCAAAGCCCTTCACTGTCTATCCTATCTCACTATAGCTTAGTGTAGCAAGGTTATCTCAGGATAAGGTAGATTTAAAACTTAAGAACTTGCATGAAAAAATGTAAGAGTAAGTATTTCCATACAAAATTGGTTATTATTTTCATGGGATGAATAGCAGGGCAGGGTGTGAATAGAGAGAGTTTATAGAATAACAGCAATATGGACTAGCTTtatgttcattttcttcacaggagaaaaGCTTTCCAAACAGCAGCTGCACAATTCCAACATCATTAAGAAATTAAGAgccaaagagaaagagagagaaaatattaacacaaaacagaacaaaaagattAAGGAATTGGAAGAGGAGTTGCAGCATTTAAAACAAGTGAGATatttgggattattttttttttttttaaagctgcagaGTAGCCTTTTCAGGAGGCTCTAGATAGActgatacttttttcttttctgggagacttctctttttaatattattgGAACATTGAGATGTGATTTCTGTGTGTGTTCTCAGAGCAGTTTAAAACTCTGGTCAGGTATCTTTCCAGCTGCTTGTTTGCACTTGCACGGCTGGTTACCAGGTGGGCTGACCAAATTCAGTAGACTAAATTTTAGTTGGAAGGCTTGTACCAGCAAAATTTGGGCAGTTTTTTTGCTCAGTTAGTGATTGAATCAAGACCTTACAAGCAGCAGGCCCAGTATGAGGAAGTATATGAAACTGTGGTGAAGAAGAGCCCCCTCATCTGGGGAAGATGGGGGAGCAAAACCTTTCTCTTTTGGTGAAGTGTTAGATTGGTTTAGTCATTTTGTGTAACTTTGT from Haliaeetus albicilla chromosome 24, bHalAlb1.1, whole genome shotgun sequence carries:
- the TMF1 gene encoding TATA element modulatory factor, coding for MSWFNASQLSSFAKQALSQAQKSIDRVLDIQAEESPWPDAVIPDYGDGTNSLISGGWDTSSWRLSSNTEPQNQPISPTAITKPVRRTVVDESENFFSAFLSPTDVQSIQKNPVVSKPPAKSQRPKEEVKSTSKESQHPSQLEVPVTTEAEVKDSSVAVLVDLKNLDIPKEKLEENSLLKSNAKPEESTNEVTDKKVSALNLEVPEDALNEKSSIGGDAMGGALDSTSQPLNAGTKDMGLETKERKTEDRQSNTPSPPISTFSSGTSTTSDIEVLDHESVISESSVSSRQEAADSKSSLHLMQTSFQLLSTSACADYNRLDDFQKMTESCCSSDAFERIDSFSVQSLDSRSVSEINSDDELSGRASASASVAVSPSAPKTETVDAQKNKSENLNDTPVLHAEEAEMEESGRSATPVNSEQPDVLVATVQNVEEQVVKEETEPQQDAVEKLLEEDAEKQELKKMIDSLTEKLEKREIQLLSTSKEKARLEEAYDNLKDEMFRMKEESSSLSSLKEEFAQRIADAEKKLQLACKERDAAKKEVKTVKEELATRLNTNETAELLKEKEEQIKGLMEEGEKLSKQQLHNSNIIKKLRAKEKERENINTKQNKKIKELEEELQHLKQVLDGKEDLEKQHRDSIKQLNSVVERQEKDLAKLQAEVEDLEERNRSVQAALDSAYKELADLHKANATKDSEAQEAALSREMKAKEELGLALEKAQDEARQQQETLAIQVADLRLALQRAEQQAARKEDYLRQEIGELQQRLQEAESRNQELSQSVTSATRPLLRQIENLQATLGAQTSAWEKLEKNLSDRLGESQTLLAAAAERERAATEELLSNKIQMSSTESQNSLLRQENTRLQAQLEVERSRLKKMENENSRYEVELEGLKDEYAKTLEDAKKEKTLLATQLEMEKMKVEQERKKAIFVQEAAKEKDRKSFTVETVSSTPTMSRSSSISGVDMAGLQTSFLSQDDPHDHSFGPIATSGSNLYDAIRMGAGSSIIENLQSQLKLREGEIAHLQLEIGNLEKTRSIMAEELVKLTNQNDELEEKVKEIPKLRAQLKDLDQRYNTILQMYGEKAEEAEELRLDLEDVKNMYKTQIDELLKQRQN